A window of the Cicer arietinum cultivar CDC Frontier isolate Library 1 chromosome 6, Cicar.CDCFrontier_v2.0, whole genome shotgun sequence genome harbors these coding sequences:
- the LOC105852848 gene encoding uncharacterized protein, which yields MKRAILAPTHDTVDIVNDYILSLIPCEDKEYISSDSTIISNENCVVQRDWFTPEYLNDIKYSGIPNHRLRLNIGVPVMLLRNIDQVNGLCHGTRLLINELSTNIIGATVITKKNIGDKIYIPRMNLVPRSNFPI from the coding sequence ATGAAGAGGGCAATACTTGCTCCGACTCATGATACTGTAGATATCGttaatgattatattttatcattaattccATGTGAGGATAAGGAATATATTAGTTCAGACTCAACTATCATTTCTAATGAAAATTGTGTTGTGCAGAGAGATTGGTTCACACCTGAATATTtgaatgacataaaatattcagGAATTCCAAATCACCGATTAAGATTAAATATTGGTGTTCCAGTCATGCTTTTGAGGAACATTGATCAAGTTAATGGACTATGCCATGGAACAAGATTGCTCATAAATGAACTGTCTACAAATATTATTGGAGCAACTGTGATCACGAAAAAAAACATTGGTGATAAGATTTATATACCAAGGATGAATTTGGTTCCACGATCCAACTTTCCCATTTGA
- the LOC101492508 gene encoding PHD finger-like domain-containing protein 5A: MAKHHPDLIMCRKQPGIAIGRLCEKCDGKCVICDSYVRPCTLVRVCDECNYGSFQGRCVICGGVGISDAYYCKECTQQEKDRDGCPKIVNLGSAKTDLFYERKKYGFKKR, from the coding sequence ATGGCCAAGCATCATCCAGATTTGATCATGTGTCGTAAGCAGCCAGGAATAGCCATTGGACGATTGTGCGAGAAGTGTGACGGAAAATGTGTGATATGCGACTCTTATGTGCGTCCATGCACACTCGTCAGAGTTTGTGACGAGTGCAACTATGGATCGTTTCAGGGTCGATGTGTTATATGCGGAGGAGTAGGGATATCGGATGCGTACTACTGCAAGGAATGCACACAGCAGGAGAAAGATAGAGATGGTTGCCCTAAAATTGTAAACTTAGGGAGTGCCAAGACTGATTTATTCTATGAACGCAAAAAGTATGGTTTTAAGAAAAGATGA